Part of the Bacillus cereus group sp. RP43 genome is shown below.
GGTACAAATAAAACCGCAATGATTGGGATTAATATTTTTTTACTTTTTATAATCTCTGCAAATTCTTTACTAAGCAACTTATGCCATTTCATAATTTATCCCCCTTTTTAAAAATGACCAAAATGTCTATTTAGTCATTTTTACCCAAATAAAAAGGCTATATCTGTTCATACATATGCCTTATCCCCAAATTTATACTATGCACATTTTCATCTACTTGATTATACTATTTAACCACCCCTCTCATACATTTGACCATTTTGTTCAATTAGTCATTTTTTATAATAATAAAAGGATTATCTTAATTTGACAATCCTTTTAGTAAATAAAGTTCGAATAATTCCGATATTTTCTCTTTTTCTAACGGTTCATGATTTTTTTCCCAATCAAAAATAAGCGATACGTATAGGCGAAGCATAATAAACGCTGTAATTTCTGGATCACATTTGCTAATTTCACCTTTTTCAATTGCAATCTCTAAATAAGATTGAATGACAGAAACGATTTCCACATCTACTTGTTGCATCACTTCTTGTACTTCTTTCGTTCCCATATCGCGCTCTTCTTGAATTAATTTAATCATGAGCTGATGTTCTTTTCTAAATTCTAAGATGCTATATAATGCTCTATGTACATTTTCAAAAAATGAAATATCTGAACGAATTGCGTCTTTTGCGACTTGCTTCATTTCTGTAATTAAATTAGAAATAATTTCGCCAAATAGTTCTTCTTTATTTTTGAAAAAAGTATAAATTGTTCCTTTTCCTACATTCGCTAACTTCGCAACTTGATCCATCGTCGTCGCCTTATAACCGAACGCTGAAAAAGACTTTGTTGCAGCTTCAATAATAGAACGTTTTCGATCTATTGCCACATCGTCACCTCCAAAAATGACCAATTGGATAATATAGTCAATCGGTACATATTTGATATTACCACACGCTTACATTCTATACAAGTTCTCTTTTTTAGTTATTCCCAGTTTAAAAAAATTCCAGTCAATCTATATAATACTGTCATAGTGTATCAGAAAAAAAGGGGAAAGGAAAAGATGTTCTTCACATATAATTTTTATGAACACCTTTTTCTTATTTCAGCGTAGAAAGCGTAATTTTGTCTAAACTTGAATTCCATATGTCCTCTCTTTTCCTTTCACTCTGAAAATCTTCTTCCACAGTTAAACCTTACCTAACAACAACGAAATCCCTCTTTTTCTAATAAACAAATAAAAAAACAAGAAAATCCTTACATTTAATAGTAATATAGAAAGTAGACAGATTTATAAAAATAGTGGAGGCTTTTTCAGTCATGATGCGTGCGCTTCGTTTAAATATAAGGCAAGCTTTTGGTAATCGTGTTTCTTTAATTATTATGTTTAGTGGATTAGCTCTTATTTCTATTTATCATTATTATTATGTAATTCGTTATTTAGGAGACGCAACGAATGGAGCTATAGCAACTGCTTTTAAATGGATCGGGTTTCGTGATAATGAAATGGATGTTTATTTATTATTAATGCCTGTTATTGCAAGTTTACCATTTAGTACAAGTTATAATTCCGATAAATCCGATGGTTTCAAAGCTTTTATAAGTAAGGAAATTTCCCTATTCTCGTATTCCTTTACAAAATATATCGTTACATTTTTCTGCGGTGGATTTCTTTATACTTTACCGTTCATTCTTTCTTTATTACTTTGCAAATTAACAATTCCAAATGGAGATCCAACCGTCAGTACGAGTATGATAAACGGCAACGGAATGTTCGCAGAATTATATTTCTCTTCTCCCATCACTTATATTTATCTATATATTGGGATTAATTTTTTATTCGCTGGTTTAATGGCCCTCTTAGGTTTAGCAGCGTCCACATGGTCACAAAAGGAGTACATGGCACTTCTATTTCCATTTGCAGTTACTTCCATTCCTTTCGTCCTAATAAATACAGTATTGCCTACAATAGGCGGAGCACCTATTCACTTATATGATCCGAAACAACCATTACACGGGATGTCACCGTACATTTTACAATGTAC
Proteins encoded:
- a CDS encoding TetR/AcrR family transcriptional regulator, with the translated sequence MAIDRKRSIIEAATKSFSAFGYKATTMDQVAKLANVGKGTIYTFFKNKEELFGEIISNLITEMKQVAKDAIRSDISFFENVHRALYSILEFRKEHQLMIKLIQEERDMGTKEVQEVMQQVDVEIVSVIQSYLEIAIEKGEISKCDPEITAFIMLRLYVSLIFDWEKNHEPLEKEKISELFELYLLKGLSN